The Pedobacter roseus genome contains a region encoding:
- a CDS encoding alpha/beta hydrolase family protein yields MQSLPTEVKIKGILFLVPGFLESPTAVMAQSSIVQEASKNGLAVIMVNLTPNNESFPIDKKSIHTLGNMIDDFYHKNKISLDLDLYLGGFSIGGTTVLKFYAEKYKTLKISKVFAIDPPLDMVRLRKSLLKGREKSFVAKLDTLNTEHKTQEESLKEQSVYNPDYTNLSMLPDYRLTALRIYSEPDILWWINNRSMDLSDMNVTDCAGYINKLKQKSEENKVELILTKDRGIRNNTQKHPHSWSIAEPTDLIAWLLAK; encoded by the coding sequence ATGCAAAGCTTACCAACAGAAGTTAAAATTAAGGGTATATTATTTTTGGTTCCCGGCTTTTTAGAGTCTCCAACCGCCGTTATGGCCCAATCATCCATTGTACAAGAAGCAAGTAAGAATGGATTAGCTGTTATAATGGTTAATCTTACACCCAATAATGAAAGTTTTCCAATCGACAAAAAATCTATTCATACATTAGGTAATATGATTGACGATTTTTATCACAAGAATAAAATTTCATTAGATTTAGACCTTTATCTTGGTGGATTTTCTATCGGGGGTACAACAGTATTAAAGTTTTATGCCGAAAAGTATAAAACATTAAAAATAAGTAAGGTTTTTGCCATTGATCCTCCTTTGGATATGGTTAGGTTAAGAAAATCATTATTAAAAGGGCGGGAAAAAAGTTTTGTAGCTAAATTAGATACCTTAAATACTGAGCATAAAACACAAGAAGAAAGTTTAAAAGAGCAATCGGTTTACAATCCGGATTATACCAACTTAAGCATGCTACCCGATTATCGATTAACTGCCTTAAGAATTTACAGCGAGCCCGATATTTTGTGGTGGATTAATAACAGAAGCATGGATTTGTCGGATATGAATGTAACAGATTGCGCAGGATATATCAATAAATTAAAACAAAAGTCAGAAGAAAATAAGGTAGAACTCATTTTAACTAAAGATAGGGGAATAAGAAATAATACACAAAAGCATCCGCATTCCTGGAGTATCGCAGAACCAACCGATTTAATCGCCTGGTTGTTGGCAAAATAA
- a CDS encoding GtrA family protein: protein MDLFFRILKFGLTGFLGMAIDFGATWLCKEKIKINKYIANAIGFTLAVTNNYLINRVWTFESTNTHWATEFSKFLVVSLIGLGLNTFIIYLFHQRKNGTNFYVAKFFAIVIVFVWNFLANMLFTFR from the coding sequence ATGGATTTATTTTTCCGCATTTTAAAATTTGGATTAACAGGTTTTCTCGGCATGGCAATCGATTTTGGGGCGACCTGGCTGTGCAAAGAGAAAATCAAAATCAATAAATATATTGCTAACGCCATTGGATTTACCCTTGCTGTAACCAATAATTACCTCATTAACCGGGTATGGACATTTGAGAGTACCAATACTCATTGGGCAACTGAATTCAGTAAGTTTTTAGTGGTAAGTTTAATAGGCTTGGGTTTAAATACCTTTATCATTTATCTTTTCCACCAAAGGAAAAACGGGACAAACTTTTATGTAGCGAAGTTTTTTGCTATTGTAATTGTATTTGTATGGAATTTTCTGGCAAATATGTTGTTTACTTTCAGGTAG
- a CDS encoding polysaccharide deacetylase family protein: protein MKLSKRLLLIVFYSCFFCIKILAQNFEDIKRYKVSFALATGNNEKLIALRSFSANNQKYLLLVNPETLDTKVDLASNYTTSSLQFQNVLAIFKNTAYIKSIEAAAAKDLQLQNAGIDHAIPNEKGITLTIDLCPSHKALDRIIFQSVFDEFKKTEQPAPLAVSVSGKWMLKHPDDLNWLKSLVEKKELNITWVNHTYNHEVNKLPLAENFLLAPGTNLDIEVLENEKLMLKNGLTPSVFFRFPGLVSDKAIVEKIEAYGLIPVGSDAWLAKGQQPNAGSIVLIHGNGNEEIGVKDFIQLLKTKQADVKNKQWLLFDLRQGLEKEFE, encoded by the coding sequence ATGAAATTATCTAAACGTCTGCTCCTCATTGTTTTTTATAGCTGCTTTTTTTGTATTAAAATTTTAGCACAAAATTTTGAAGATATTAAACGCTATAAGGTAAGTTTTGCCCTGGCAACAGGTAATAATGAGAAGTTGATTGCGCTCAGAAGTTTTTCTGCAAATAACCAAAAATATTTATTGCTGGTTAATCCCGAAACTTTAGATACTAAAGTAGATCTGGCCAGTAATTATACCACCAGCAGTTTGCAGTTTCAGAATGTATTAGCGATTTTTAAAAACACAGCTTATATAAAATCAATCGAAGCCGCAGCTGCTAAAGATCTGCAGTTGCAAAACGCAGGGATCGACCACGCCATCCCTAATGAAAAAGGCATTACGCTGACCATCGATCTTTGTCCATCGCATAAGGCTTTAGACCGGATTATTTTCCAATCGGTTTTTGATGAATTTAAAAAGACAGAGCAGCCCGCCCCATTAGCAGTTTCCGTTTCGGGTAAATGGATGTTAAAACACCCGGATGACCTGAACTGGTTAAAAAGTTTAGTGGAGAAAAAGGAACTGAATATTACCTGGGTAAACCATACTTACAACCACGAAGTAAATAAACTGCCTTTGGCTGAAAATTTCCTGTTGGCTCCGGGAACCAACTTAGATATAGAAGTATTGGAAAACGAAAAACTGATGCTTAAAAACGGTTTAACCCCTTCGGTATTTTTCCGTTTCCCGGGATTGGTATCAGATAAAGCAATTGTTGAAAAAATCGAAGCTTATGGATTAATCCCCGTTGGAAGTGATGCCTGGTTGGCCAAAGGACAGCAACCAAACGCGGGCAGCATTGTACTGATCCATGGAAATGGAAATGAAGAAATTGGGGTGAAAGATTTTATACAGTTGCTAAAAACGAAACAAGCTGATGTGAAAAATAAACAATGGCTGCTTTTTGATTTAAGGCAGGGTTTAGAAAAAGAATTTGAATAA
- a CDS encoding bactofilin family protein, which yields MFKKNNQIKDLNQQEISTIIGLGFTITGELKGKAVIRIDGTVIGNVNVEGGIVLGEKGMIKGDIQTDSAIIYGRVNGNVKALNLEIKKTGKVNGDIKTEAIEIEMGAQYNGKLEMHQSGKTEEKVAVKA from the coding sequence ATGTTCAAGAAAAACAACCAGATAAAAGACCTCAATCAGCAAGAAATTTCTACAATTATAGGCCTTGGTTTTACCATTACCGGCGAATTAAAAGGAAAAGCAGTAATCAGGATAGATGGAACGGTAATCGGTAATGTAAATGTTGAAGGTGGTATTGTTTTAGGTGAAAAAGGAATGATAAAAGGCGACATCCAAACCGATTCTGCCATTATTTATGGTAGGGTTAACGGAAATGTAAAAGCACTGAACCTTGAAATAAAAAAAACAGGCAAGGTTAACGGCGACATTAAAACAGAAGCCATTGAAATTGAGATGGGTGCACAGTATAACGGTAAACTCGAAATGCACCAATCTGGTAAAACTGAGGAAAAAGTAGCAGTGAAAGCTTAA
- a CDS encoding CBS domain-containing protein, producing the protein MKSVKHLLDTKQAIIISVSENISVLDALKVMTEKNISAVLVMEDGQLRGIFTERDYARKIILQGKSSKDTLIKEAMTANPITIKFSDSIDHCMELMTDKHIRHLPIVESGEVKGMVSIGDVVKFIIADQKQTISQLESYISG; encoded by the coding sequence ATGAAAAGCGTAAAACACTTACTTGATACCAAACAGGCTATCATTATCTCCGTATCTGAAAATATTTCTGTTCTGGATGCCTTAAAAGTAATGACAGAAAAAAATATCAGTGCCGTATTGGTGATGGAAGATGGGCAGCTTCGGGGCATTTTCACCGAACGCGATTATGCCCGAAAAATCATCCTGCAAGGGAAATCATCAAAAGATACCTTAATCAAAGAAGCGATGACAGCCAATCCTATTACCATCAAATTTAGCGACAGTATTGATCATTGTATGGAACTGATGACGGATAAACACATCCGCCATTTACCGATTGTAGAAAGCGGTGAAGTAAAAGGTATGGTATCAATCGGTGATGTGGTAAAATTTATTATTGCCGACCAAAAACAGACCATTTCGCAGTTGGAAAGCTATATTAGCGGGTAG
- a CDS encoding TerC family protein codes for MGNELLFSLGFLLFIVLILALDLGLFSRKEHVVSLKQAGIMSLIMVALAIGFYFILLTEGHQLHGIKDFAHLQEIVTKHQHHIKLIPGDFEGSLAVYKQNLGLEFLTGYVIEYALSVDNIFVIVLIFSAFAVEEKYYHRVLFWGILGAIIMRFIFIFVGAALITKFAWILYVFGAFLVFTGVKMFFSKEEDDKIDPENHPVVKWASKIFSIHPKYEGKNFFVKIDHKTFVTPLFLVLLIVEFTDLLFAVDSIPAIFAVTKDPYIVFFSNIFAIMGLRSMFFLLVNIIHKFHYLKTGLAFLLAFIGVKMLGHTYLEKWGFTTEHSLIVILSILVISIVASLVFPKKKAHVKP; via the coding sequence ATGGGTAACGAATTACTTTTTAGCTTAGGTTTTCTTCTTTTTATTGTACTGATTCTTGCTTTAGACCTAGGTCTTTTTAGCAGGAAAGAGCATGTAGTGAGTTTAAAACAAGCAGGGATAATGAGTTTGATTATGGTTGCCCTGGCCATCGGCTTTTATTTTATCTTACTAACTGAGGGACATCAACTGCACGGAATTAAGGATTTTGCCCACCTGCAAGAGATTGTAACCAAACACCAGCATCATATAAAATTAATTCCCGGCGATTTTGAAGGGAGTTTGGCGGTTTATAAGCAAAATCTCGGACTGGAGTTTTTAACGGGTTACGTAATTGAGTATGCACTTTCGGTAGATAATATCTTTGTTATTGTACTCATTTTCTCTGCATTTGCGGTCGAAGAAAAATATTATCACCGCGTATTGTTCTGGGGGATATTGGGTGCCATCATTATGCGTTTCATCTTCATTTTTGTGGGCGCGGCACTGATTACCAAATTTGCCTGGATACTTTATGTTTTTGGTGCTTTCCTGGTGTTTACTGGCGTGAAGATGTTTTTCAGCAAGGAGGAAGATGATAAGATTGATCCCGAAAATCACCCTGTGGTGAAATGGGCATCGAAAATATTTTCTATTCATCCAAAATACGAGGGTAAAAACTTCTTTGTTAAAATAGACCATAAAACATTTGTTACACCATTATTTTTAGTGTTGCTGATTGTAGAGTTTACCGATCTGCTGTTTGCGGTCGATTCTATTCCAGCTATTTTTGCCGTAACCAAAGATCCTTACATTGTATTTTTCTCTAACATTTTCGCCATCATGGGCTTGCGGTCTATGTTCTTTTTATTGGTAAATATTATTCACAAATTCCATTATCTAAAAACAGGTTTGGCATTTTTACTGGCTTTTATAGGAGTGAAAATGTTAGGGCATACTTATCTGGAAAAATGGGGATTTACCACTGAGCATTCATTAATTGTGATTCTAAGCATCCTGGTGATCAGTATTGTAGCCTCGTTAGTTTTTCCGAAGAAAAAGGCACATGTAAAACCTTAG
- a CDS encoding M28 family peptidase, with product MKYLFSTALLCTTLFANAQDKFGDVFAKINTDVQQNSKAYQTLKYETETIGHRLTGSANGAKAEQYAFDLLKSYGCEVKFQPFEVESWARKTISVEIGADKNSLVKMKAVTLAHSPVSADITGEIADAGNGLEADYQASPEKFKGKIALIYLGVLPGSPAGTKSLHRSEKTAIATKYGAIGVIIINTVKDGVLLTGTASVTGKLIPIPAVCIGLEDGTALKEKIKSQPQTAHIAMTNFSGLIKARNVVATFKGTELPKDKIVVGGHLDSWDLATGAIDNGIGSFAIMDMARTFKKLNLKSKRTVEFVLFMGEEQGLLGSKAYIDQTKQDGTLNQVKFMLNYDMTNDPKGFSTSRAEMKELFTSWGADIVKIDTGFKNLFNAGAGLHSDHQPFMLAGIPTGGGFGGKLPNNSGPFYHSDGDSFKLVDEQQLKNTVRYSAMLTYALANTPKIPVGVQGEEELRVFLESQNLKEALTIAGEWRWK from the coding sequence ATGAAATACCTTTTCTCTACCGCCCTTCTTTGCACCACTTTATTTGCCAATGCACAGGATAAATTCGGAGATGTTTTTGCCAAAATCAATACCGATGTACAGCAAAACTCAAAAGCTTACCAAACCCTTAAATACGAAACCGAAACCATCGGTCACCGTTTAACAGGCTCTGCAAATGGGGCAAAGGCTGAGCAATATGCTTTCGATTTATTAAAATCTTATGGTTGCGAGGTAAAATTTCAACCTTTTGAAGTAGAAAGCTGGGCCCGGAAAACCATCAGTGTAGAAATTGGTGCTGATAAAAATAGCCTTGTTAAAATGAAAGCCGTTACGCTGGCGCATTCGCCGGTAAGTGCCGATATTACAGGTGAAATTGCAGATGCTGGTAACGGGTTGGAAGCAGATTATCAGGCCAGCCCGGAAAAGTTTAAAGGTAAAATTGCTTTGATTTATCTGGGTGTATTACCAGGCTCTCCGGCAGGAACAAAATCTTTGCACCGCTCAGAAAAAACTGCTATTGCCACAAAATATGGAGCCATTGGTGTAATCATTATTAATACGGTAAAGGATGGTGTGCTTTTAACAGGAACGGCATCAGTAACGGGTAAATTAATTCCAATCCCTGCAGTTTGTATTGGTTTGGAGGATGGAACGGCTCTGAAAGAGAAAATTAAATCGCAGCCACAAACAGCGCATATCGCCATGACGAATTTCTCTGGTTTGATCAAAGCCCGAAACGTAGTCGCTACTTTTAAGGGAACAGAATTACCAAAAGATAAAATTGTTGTCGGCGGACATTTAGACAGCTGGGATTTAGCTACTGGCGCTATTGATAATGGAATCGGTTCTTTCGCCATTATGGATATGGCACGGACGTTTAAAAAGTTGAATTTAAAAAGCAAACGTACAGTAGAATTTGTTTTGTTTATGGGTGAGGAGCAAGGTTTGTTGGGTTCTAAAGCTTATATCGACCAGACTAAACAAGACGGAACCTTGAACCAGGTAAAGTTTATGTTAAACTACGACATGACCAATGATCCGAAAGGTTTTTCTACTTCACGTGCTGAAATGAAGGAGCTTTTTACATCCTGGGGAGCTGATATTGTAAAGATTGATACCGGATTTAAAAACCTGTTTAATGCTGGTGCAGGTTTGCACAGCGATCACCAGCCGTTTATGTTAGCGGGTATTCCCACGGGTGGTGGTTTCGGTGGTAAATTGCCAAATAATTCCGGACCCTTTTACCATTCTGATGGTGATAGTTTTAAACTGGTTGATGAACAACAGTTAAAAAATACGGTGCGCTACAGTGCCATGTTAACTTATGCATTAGCCAATACACCAAAAATTCCGGTAGGTGTTCAAGGTGAAGAAGAGTTAAGGGTTTTCTTAGAGTCGCAGAATTTAAAAGAAGCTTTAACTATTGCAGGTGAGTGGAGGTGGAAGTAA
- the ahcY gene encoding adenosylhomocysteinase, with product MSSVETTYIPYKVKDISLAEWGRKEIELAEAEMPGLMSLRKEFGPTQPLKGARIAGCLHMTIQTAVLIETLVALGAEVTWSSCNIFSTQDHAAAAIAAAGIQVYAWKGLNEEEFDWCIEQTLHFGPEQQPLNMILDDGGDLTNMVFDKYPELIAAIKGLSEETTTGVHRLYERMKNGTLHLPAINVNDSVTKSKFDNKYGCRESLVDAIRRATDVMMAGKVAVVCGYGDVGKGSAESLSSQGVRVIVTEIDPICALQAAMEGYEVKKLATAITEADIVVTTTGNCDIVREQHFRALKDKAIVCNIGHFDNEIDMAWLNGAYGDTKVEIKPQVDKYTIDGKDVIILAEGRLVNLGCATGHPSFVMSNSFTNQTLAQLELWTNTGAYENKVYTLPKHLDEKVARLHLEKIGVELDVLDQHQADYIGVPVEGPFKADTYRY from the coding sequence ATGTCATCAGTAGAGACAACTTACATTCCTTACAAAGTTAAGGACATTTCACTGGCAGAATGGGGCCGTAAAGAAATCGAATTAGCCGAAGCAGAGATGCCAGGTTTAATGAGTTTACGTAAAGAATTCGGTCCAACACAACCATTAAAAGGTGCGCGCATTGCAGGCTGTCTGCACATGACCATCCAAACGGCTGTATTAATCGAAACACTAGTGGCCCTCGGTGCTGAAGTTACCTGGTCATCTTGCAATATTTTCTCAACACAAGACCACGCTGCTGCTGCAATCGCTGCTGCGGGTATTCAGGTTTATGCCTGGAAAGGTTTAAATGAAGAAGAATTCGACTGGTGTATAGAGCAAACTTTACACTTTGGTCCGGAGCAACAACCATTAAACATGATTTTGGACGATGGCGGCGATTTAACCAATATGGTTTTTGATAAATATCCTGAGCTGATTGCAGCAATTAAAGGTTTATCAGAAGAAACTACTACTGGTGTTCACCGTTTATACGAAAGAATGAAAAACGGAACATTGCACTTACCTGCAATTAACGTTAACGATTCAGTTACCAAATCTAAATTCGATAACAAATACGGTTGCCGCGAATCATTGGTTGATGCGATCCGTCGTGCTACCGATGTAATGATGGCTGGTAAAGTGGCTGTTGTTTGTGGTTATGGCGATGTGGGTAAAGGTTCTGCAGAATCTTTAAGCTCACAGGGTGTACGTGTTATTGTAACTGAAATTGACCCAATCTGTGCTTTACAGGCTGCAATGGAAGGTTATGAAGTTAAAAAATTAGCTACTGCCATTACAGAAGCTGATATCGTGGTAACTACTACAGGTAACTGTGATATCGTTCGCGAGCAACACTTCAGGGCATTAAAAGATAAAGCGATTGTTTGTAACATCGGTCACTTCGATAACGAAATCGATATGGCCTGGTTAAACGGTGCTTATGGCGATACCAAAGTGGAAATTAAACCTCAGGTTGATAAATATACCATTGATGGTAAAGATGTAATTATCCTGGCTGAAGGTCGTTTAGTTAACTTAGGTTGTGCAACTGGTCACCCAAGTTTTGTAATGAGTAATTCATTTACCAACCAAACTTTGGCTCAATTAGAGCTTTGGACTAACACTGGTGCTTACGAAAACAAAGTTTATACTTTACCTAAGCATTTAGATGAAAAAGTAGCACGTTTACACTTAGAAAAAATCGGTGTAGAGTTAGATGTTTTAGATCAACACCAGGCTGATTATATCGGCGTACCGGTAGAAGGTCCTTTCAAAGCAGATACATACAGGTATTAG
- a CDS encoding polyprenyl synthetase family protein, with translation MPGIEQIKTPIAADIKAFEKTFKESMHSDAPLLDRITHYIVKQKGKQMRPMFVFFAAKLCGGITESTHRGAALVELLHTATLVHDDVVDNAYERRGFFSINALWKNKIAVLVGDYLLAKGLLLSVNNNEHRLLQIVSEAVKQMSEGELLQVEKVRRMDISEDLYFDVIRQKTASLIASCCAAGAASAGADDATIEKMRLFGEKVGIAFQIKDDTFDFGTDDVGKPLGIDIKEKKVTLPLIYALNKAEKTERKKMINLVKNHQDDPVKIQQIIDFVNAHQGVYYANEKMLEYQNEAFNILHSFDAGEARTGLEQLVLYTTERKK, from the coding sequence ATGCCGGGAATCGAACAGATAAAAACACCTATAGCTGCTGACATTAAAGCGTTTGAAAAAACCTTTAAGGAATCGATGCATAGCGACGCACCGTTGCTGGATAGGATTACCCATTATATTGTAAAGCAAAAAGGCAAACAAATGCGGCCGATGTTCGTGTTTTTTGCAGCTAAATTGTGCGGTGGAATTACCGAATCAACCCACCGTGGGGCCGCCCTGGTGGAGCTTTTACATACGGCTACTTTGGTACACGATGATGTGGTGGATAACGCTTATGAGCGCCGTGGCTTTTTCTCTATCAATGCTTTATGGAAAAATAAAATTGCGGTTTTGGTTGGCGATTACCTGCTGGCCAAGGGATTGCTGCTTTCGGTAAACAATAACGAGCATCGTTTGTTACAGATTGTATCAGAAGCGGTGAAACAGATGAGTGAAGGAGAGCTGCTGCAGGTAGAAAAGGTACGGAGAATGGATATATCGGAAGATTTGTATTTTGATGTGATCCGCCAGAAAACGGCTTCGTTAATTGCCTCCTGCTGTGCTGCGGGTGCTGCTTCGGCTGGTGCTGATGATGCTACGATAGAAAAAATGCGTTTGTTTGGAGAAAAAGTGGGGATTGCCTTTCAGATTAAAGATGATACCTTCGATTTTGGAACCGATGATGTTGGCAAACCTTTGGGCATAGATATTAAAGAAAAGAAAGTAACCTTGCCTTTAATTTATGCCTTAAATAAAGCGGAGAAAACAGAACGTAAAAAAATGATCAACCTGGTGAAAAACCATCAGGACGATCCGGTTAAAATACAACAGATTATTGATTTTGTAAATGCCCACCAAGGTGTGTATTATGCCAATGAGAAAATGTTGGAGTATCAGAATGAAGCATTTAATATTCTGCACAGTTTTGATGCAGGTGAAGCCAGAACAGGTTTAGAACAGCTTGTACTGTATACCACTGAACGTAAAAAATAA
- a CDS encoding M23 family metallopeptidase — protein sequence MNRKRNKTTVIFVSKNQNSSKPIQVPTAYVVHWKKYILGILGLFLILVGSIFYLIRSNANTELTKNKLQAALLKSKGQLSVIDTSSLKKHYQSIDKKLLTINKYLKARGLKPILTGNEGGEQSDDVLSNEEISEFYDNYLSKITYNVAYTPMGYPHLGTITSGFGHRENPFTGENVETHKGLDIRANYGDPVKCTANGKVIFAGKRGAYGNCIILKHGNGFETYYGHLSKILVEEGENVIAGNNIGKVGSTGRSTGPHLHYEVHQNGKVINPRSFLTL from the coding sequence ATGAACAGAAAACGGAATAAAACAACCGTAATTTTTGTAAGTAAAAATCAAAATTCGAGCAAGCCCATTCAGGTTCCAACAGCTTACGTGGTCCATTGGAAAAAATATATTTTAGGCATCCTCGGGTTATTTTTAATCCTTGTGGGCAGTATATTTTACCTCATCCGAAGTAATGCCAATACCGAACTGACAAAGAATAAACTTCAGGCTGCGCTTCTAAAAAGTAAAGGCCAGTTATCGGTTATTGATACCTCCTCGCTTAAAAAACATTATCAATCGATAGATAAGAAATTACTAACGATTAATAAATACCTTAAAGCGCGTGGACTAAAGCCGATTTTAACAGGCAATGAAGGTGGAGAACAAAGTGATGATGTTTTATCGAATGAAGAAATCAGCGAATTTTACGATAACTACCTGAGTAAAATTACTTACAATGTAGCTTATACCCCAATGGGTTACCCGCATTTAGGTACCATTACATCCGGTTTTGGTCATAGAGAAAACCCTTTTACCGGAGAAAATGTAGAAACCCATAAAGGGTTGGATATCAGGGCCAATTATGGCGATCCGGTTAAATGTACGGCAAATGGTAAAGTGATTTTTGCGGGTAAACGCGGTGCCTATGGCAACTGTATCATACTAAAACATGGCAATGGCTTTGAAACTTATTATGGCCACCTTTCTAAAATTTTGGTTGAAGAAGGCGAAAATGTTATTGCCGGTAATAATATTGGCAAAGTAGGCTCAACCGGGCGTTCAACGGGCCCACATTTACATTATGAAGTACACCAAAACGGTAAAGTTATCAATCCAAGATCCTTTTTAACCTTGTAG
- a CDS encoding IS110 family RNA-guided transposase, producing the protein MNYKLFAGIDISKLKTDVVFFLAEDPDECFHGTFANSDAGYTEMITWIHHLTKLSISDMFFCAEDTGIYALPACTFFSDQGGNLWVENALRLKRSLGLKRGKSDKADAAAIAEYGFIHRRKAFLFSMPSKTISKIKYLLSCRRQLVKQQTALKNVCGELEEFDRESAKFTLQIRKALINEYDNKISLLEEKLLCYVKEDALLEKQYRLVNSVYCIGPQTAMFIVVLTQGFSLFDNPRKFACYCGLAPFGKKSGTTLNTKPKVSHLANKRIKTLLTMCALNTIKKDNEFKRYYDRKIKEGKHHSSILNVLRNKLVSRAFSAVANDRPYVKDYQLVA; encoded by the coding sequence ATGAATTACAAATTATTTGCAGGCATCGACATTTCAAAACTGAAAACAGATGTAGTCTTTTTTCTTGCTGAGGATCCCGATGAATGTTTCCATGGCACTTTTGCCAACAGTGATGCTGGCTATACAGAGATGATTACCTGGATCCATCATCTTACCAAACTGTCCATATCAGATATGTTCTTTTGCGCAGAAGATACTGGAATCTATGCACTTCCTGCGTGTACTTTTTTTAGTGATCAGGGTGGAAACCTCTGGGTTGAGAATGCGCTCAGATTAAAGCGGTCCCTGGGGCTCAAAAGAGGTAAGTCAGACAAGGCAGATGCTGCAGCTATAGCAGAATATGGTTTTATCCATAGGCGGAAAGCCTTTTTATTTAGTATGCCCAGCAAGACGATAAGCAAGATCAAATACCTATTATCATGCAGGAGACAGCTGGTAAAGCAACAGACCGCACTGAAGAATGTTTGTGGAGAGCTTGAGGAATTTGACAGGGAATCTGCTAAGTTCACCCTGCAAATCAGAAAGGCATTAATCAACGAATATGATAATAAGATAAGTTTGTTAGAGGAAAAACTTTTGTGTTATGTAAAGGAGGATGCCTTATTGGAAAAACAATATAGACTCGTCAACTCAGTATATTGTATCGGACCACAGACCGCAATGTTCATTGTGGTTCTTACCCAAGGGTTTTCCCTATTTGATAACCCAAGAAAGTTTGCTTGTTACTGCGGCCTGGCCCCTTTTGGTAAAAAATCGGGAACAACCCTTAACACAAAACCCAAGGTCAGTCACCTGGCCAATAAACGGATCAAAACCTTATTGACAATGTGCGCATTGAACACCATTAAAAAAGACAATGAATTTAAGAGATATTATGATAGAAAAATAAAAGAAGGGAAACATCATTCATCAATCTTGAATGTACTTAGAAATAAGCTTGTCAGTAGGGCATTCTCGGCTGTAGCGAATGACAGGCCATATGTAAAAGACTATCAATTGGTCGCATAA
- a CDS encoding DUF6370 family protein, with the protein MKSIILTCCIGFFAFMAQAQTTPQKTAAAKVITKQVVDIACGECQFKMKGKDCELAVKIDGKPYFVDGKGIDDFGDAHGEHGFCNAVSKAEVTGEIVNNRFKAKEIKLLPVKK; encoded by the coding sequence ATGAAAAGTATTATATTAACATGCTGTATCGGTTTTTTTGCATTTATGGCTCAGGCCCAAACCACACCTCAAAAAACTGCAGCAGCAAAAGTAATTACCAAACAGGTAGTAGACATTGCCTGTGGCGAATGCCAGTTTAAAATGAAAGGTAAAGATTGTGAGCTAGCAGTGAAGATAGACGGCAAACCCTATTTCGTTGATGGTAAAGGCATTGATGATTTCGGTGATGCACATGGCGAACATGGTTTTTGCAATGCCGTGAGTAAAGCAGAAGTTACCGGCGAAATTGTAAACAACCGATTTAAAGCAAAAGAAATAAAGTTATTGCCGGTTAAAAAGTAG